In Microbulbifer sp. GL-2, the following are encoded in one genomic region:
- a CDS encoding alpha/beta-hydrolase family protein → MRLTKTLSVLGLLAGAIFFALSLTPSLIPRSASMQGLLSGTAFTFGYGFGLFVHWLWNYLEIPDIPVNRWQRDMLKRGALIFCICLILTFLWQGAHWQNSVRSLMGMAPVSGVGPLTVGVVALLTFLAFWLMGKGFRRIIREVTCRLEKYIPERVALLTGLLVALILYWSIFNGVLLNAGLHTIAVIYEGFDTAVAEGLPPPKDPDKTGGFKSLLSWDSVGHQGRRFLTLGPTEEDIKEIAGHGIEPIRVYVGLNAAENSVQRAYLALAELKRVEAFKREILLIATPTGSGWIDPGAVNSLEYLYRGDVATVAAQYSYLPSPVALLTDDKYGLTSARALFKVIYEYWEDLPRDTRPRLYLFGISLGAQLSEDSFDFYDIIDDPLDGALWAGPPFGSGIWRVITDNRDPGSPAWLPQFKGGEVVRFGNQYGGYLGREPWGRFRIAFLQHASDPIVFFDLRWMFRKPDWLERPRGPDVSPNLQWFPVVTMLQLLVDLNVGIAPLEFGHRYSPAGYILAWMALTEPPDWDEEELKRLRQKLKTYPVR, encoded by the coding sequence ATGCGACTTACAAAAACCCTCTCAGTGCTCGGCCTGCTGGCAGGTGCGATATTTTTTGCACTGTCCTTAACGCCCTCCCTAATTCCCCGCAGCGCCTCTATGCAGGGGCTTCTTTCCGGAACGGCTTTCACATTTGGCTATGGTTTTGGCCTGTTTGTCCATTGGCTGTGGAATTACCTGGAGATCCCGGACATCCCGGTAAACCGGTGGCAGCGCGACATGTTAAAACGTGGCGCGTTAATTTTTTGTATTTGCTTAATCCTGACTTTCCTATGGCAGGGGGCTCACTGGCAGAATTCGGTTCGCTCCCTGATGGGGATGGCACCGGTATCAGGGGTAGGGCCCCTGACAGTGGGTGTCGTTGCCCTGCTGACTTTCCTTGCCTTCTGGCTTATGGGGAAAGGTTTTCGCCGTATCATCCGCGAGGTCACATGTCGCCTGGAAAAGTACATTCCCGAGCGAGTGGCTCTGCTCACCGGGCTGTTAGTGGCCTTGATACTTTACTGGAGCATTTTCAACGGCGTACTCCTGAATGCGGGGCTGCACACTATTGCGGTGATCTACGAAGGGTTTGATACGGCGGTTGCAGAGGGGTTGCCGCCTCCAAAAGATCCCGACAAGACAGGAGGATTCAAATCTTTACTCTCCTGGGATAGTGTCGGGCACCAGGGGCGGCGTTTTCTCACACTGGGTCCCACTGAGGAAGATATCAAAGAGATAGCGGGACACGGCATAGAGCCAATTCGAGTTTATGTTGGTCTGAATGCGGCTGAGAACTCGGTACAGCGCGCATACCTGGCTCTGGCAGAACTGAAGCGGGTTGAGGCTTTCAAGCGGGAGATCCTCCTGATCGCGACTCCGACGGGTTCCGGCTGGATCGATCCCGGTGCGGTGAATTCACTGGAGTATCTATACCGGGGAGATGTGGCCACTGTTGCGGCCCAGTATTCCTACCTGCCCAGTCCGGTGGCCCTGCTCACGGATGACAAGTACGGACTGACATCCGCCCGGGCACTGTTCAAGGTGATTTATGAGTATTGGGAAGATCTTCCCCGCGATACACGTCCCAGGCTCTACTTGTTTGGGATAAGTCTGGGGGCTCAGTTGTCGGAAGATTCCTTCGACTTCTACGATATTATTGATGACCCCTTAGATGGTGCCCTTTGGGCGGGTCCCCCATTTGGATCAGGTATCTGGCGGGTAATCACCGATAATCGAGATCCTGGATCGCCCGCCTGGTTGCCTCAATTTAAGGGGGGGGAGGTGGTTCGCTTTGGCAATCAATATGGCGGCTATTTGGGACGGGAGCCTTGGGGAAGGTTCCGCATCGCTTTTCTGCAGCATGCCAGTGATCCAATAGTCTTCTTTGACCTGCGCTGGATGTTTCGCAAGCCAGACTGGCTGGAGCGCCCCAGGGGACCGGATGTATCCCCGAATCTGCAATGGTTCCCCGTAGTCACCATGTTGCAGTTGTTGGTAGACCTGAATGTGGGTATCGCCCCTCTGGAGTTTGGTCATCGTTATTCCCCTGCTGGTTATATCCTTGCCTGGATGGCTCTGACAGAGCCGCCCGACTGGGATGAAGAGGAATTAAAAAGATTGCGACAGAAATTGAAAACCTATCCAGTGCGTTGA
- a CDS encoding alpha/beta-hydrolase family protein, translating into MRKTLAFSVSGLLLGAIFFALSLTPSLIPRSAFVQGILSGVAFTVGYSFGVLFRWLWKYLEIPDIPLSSFQWRILKRLVIIFCIGLVLGFLWQGTYWQNSVRSLMGMATVSGAGQIIIGAVSLFVFLFLWLMAKGFHKIVLVVTARLKKRIPERVALLAGLLAAFFLYWGILNGVLLQSGLRTVSIIYEQLDQAIAEDLSPPKNPSRTGGADSLLSWNSVGHQGRRFLTLGPNAQDIQEVTGKGIDPIRVYVGLHSADTPLQRALLALAELKRVKAFEREILLIATPVGDGWVDPGAVDSLEFLYRGDVATVVAQYSYLPGPIALLTDDRYIRMSARSLFKVIYDFWEDLPVNTRPRLYLFGLSLGAQLSEDSFEFYDIIDDPIDGALWAGPPYGMGVWRMITDNRDPGTPAWLPQFKGGEVVRFGNQYGGYLGQEPWGRFRIAFLQHASDPVVFFDLRWMLRKPDWLERPRGPDVSPDLQWFPVVTMLQLLADLNVGVTPRDFGHRYSPAGYTRAWVALTEPPDWSEEELRHLRMKLKPHYKR; encoded by the coding sequence ATGCGAAAAACTTTGGCTTTCTCTGTTTCGGGCCTGCTGCTGGGCGCGATTTTCTTTGCTCTGAGTTTGACTCCTTCGTTGATTCCCCGCAGTGCTTTTGTGCAGGGCATTCTCTCCGGTGTGGCTTTCACTGTTGGTTACTCTTTTGGCGTACTTTTTCGCTGGCTTTGGAAGTATTTAGAGATTCCCGATATCCCGCTAAGCAGTTTTCAGTGGCGAATTCTAAAGCGCCTGGTGATTATTTTTTGCATCGGTTTGGTTTTAGGGTTTCTTTGGCAGGGAACGTATTGGCAGAATTCGGTGCGTTCACTAATGGGGATGGCGACGGTTTCAGGAGCTGGTCAAATCATCATAGGGGCTGTGTCGCTGTTCGTATTTCTATTCCTCTGGTTGATGGCAAAGGGGTTCCACAAGATAGTTCTCGTGGTCACGGCCCGATTAAAGAAGAGGATTCCTGAGCGGGTAGCCTTACTCGCCGGGCTGCTGGCGGCATTTTTTCTGTATTGGGGCATATTGAACGGAGTACTGTTGCAGTCAGGACTGCGTACGGTTTCGATCATCTATGAGCAGTTGGACCAGGCTATTGCCGAAGACTTGTCGCCACCGAAGAATCCCAGTAGGACGGGTGGGGCGGATTCGCTTTTGTCTTGGAATAGCGTGGGACACCAGGGGCGTCGATTCCTGACACTTGGACCCAACGCCCAAGATATACAGGAAGTCACGGGAAAGGGAATAGACCCCATTAGAGTCTATGTAGGGCTGCACTCTGCAGATACGCCCTTGCAACGCGCACTGTTGGCCCTTGCGGAGTTGAAGCGGGTCAAGGCATTTGAACGGGAAATTTTGCTGATCGCCACCCCGGTAGGTGATGGTTGGGTCGACCCCGGTGCGGTGGACTCGCTGGAATTTTTGTACCGAGGTGATGTGGCTACAGTCGTAGCCCAGTACTCATATCTTCCTGGCCCGATTGCGTTGCTGACAGATGATAGATATATCCGGATGTCGGCTCGTTCTTTGTTTAAGGTGATTTACGATTTCTGGGAAGATTTGCCTGTAAATACTCGCCCCAGGCTCTATCTTTTTGGGCTTAGTTTGGGCGCTCAGCTTTCAGAGGATTCATTCGAATTCTACGATATTATCGATGACCCCATTGATGGTGCTCTTTGGGCTGGTCCCCCTTACGGTATGGGTGTCTGGCGCATGATTACCGATAATCGCGATCCGGGAACGCCTGCCTGGCTACCCCAATTTAAGGGAGGGGAGGTGGTGCGCTTTGGAAACCAATATGGGGGTTACTTAGGGCAAGAGCCATGGGGACGGTTCCGCATCGCTTTTTTGCAGCACGCCAGTGACCCAGTAGTCTTCTTCGATTTGCGTTGGATGCTTCGCAAACCCGACTGGCTTGAGCGCCCCAGGGGACCGGATGTTTCCCCGGACCTGCAATGGTTCCCTGTTGTTACCATGCTGCAGTTGCTGGCGGACTTGAATGTCGGTGTAACACCGCGGGATTTTGGCCACCGGTACTCTCCTGCGGGTTACACTCGAGCTTGGGTGGCGCTGACCGAGCCACCGGACTGGAGTGAAGAGGAGTTGAGGCATCTGCGGATGAAGTTGAAACCCCACTATAAACGTTGA
- a CDS encoding GMC family oxidoreductase — MDSKKSPNKDKPVKGVSRRTFAKRALQAGLGAGAVATGLSSAFTGNSTQFYDEYDYVIVGSGAGGGPLAANLARAGFRVLVLEAGANDPSDDTHNIPAWHPFASEDRKLSWDFFVKHYADLNQQKLDGKFVPGKGILYPRAATIGGCTTHHALITVYPHNNDFDRIAESTGDNSWESWNMRRYFQRIERCQYVSRPVFSNPSRHGFDGWLPTNRGNPALLLEDPAILKIVKASLAKYGLEGAIEQIIKGNLNLDINHWDVANGQEGPFIAPMAADSRSRRSGVREHLLDTQAVYPNLLHIRTNALATRVLFEGNTAVGVEFLDGASLYKADPYYDESGSAGTLRQVRASREVILSGGAFNSPQLLKLSGVGPAHELRDHGIDPVVDLPGVGENLQDRYEVGVVSEMTEDLSLLKDCTWGAEGDPCLNRYRYGWLNKGPYSGNGPVLSLVKRSKPDLEDPDLFIFGVPSDFHGYFPGYSEALRNYKDRFSWIVLKGHTNNTAGRVTLRSSDPRDTPDINFHYFGEGNDASGDDLQAVVEGVKISRDIMSGPVVSKHVSRELLPGADVQSDQQIGDFVKNQSWGHHASCSNKMGPASDPMAVVDSKFRVHGTNNLRVVDASVFPRIPGFFIVVPVYMISEKASDDIIATATGQSA; from the coding sequence ATGGATAGTAAAAAATCACCCAATAAAGACAAGCCTGTTAAGGGCGTTAGTCGTCGAACCTTTGCTAAACGCGCCCTGCAGGCTGGTCTGGGGGCAGGTGCGGTAGCAACAGGGTTAAGTTCTGCCTTCACAGGCAATTCCACACAATTTTATGATGAATATGATTATGTAATAGTTGGTTCTGGTGCTGGTGGAGGCCCGTTAGCAGCCAACCTGGCAAGAGCTGGCTTCAGGGTGTTGGTGTTGGAGGCGGGTGCCAATGATCCTAGCGACGATACACACAACATCCCCGCCTGGCATCCCTTTGCATCAGAGGATCGAAAATTAAGCTGGGATTTCTTTGTTAAACACTATGCCGATCTCAACCAGCAAAAGCTGGATGGAAAATTTGTGCCCGGTAAAGGCATTCTTTATCCTCGCGCCGCAACGATTGGCGGTTGCACCACCCATCATGCGCTGATCACTGTTTACCCCCATAATAATGATTTTGATCGTATTGCGGAAAGCACGGGGGACAACTCCTGGGAAAGTTGGAATATGCGGCGATATTTCCAGCGTATTGAACGCTGCCAGTATGTGTCTCGCCCAGTTTTCTCAAACCCTTCACGTCATGGATTTGACGGTTGGTTGCCCACAAATCGGGGTAACCCGGCATTGTTGTTGGAAGACCCTGCAATTCTGAAAATTGTCAAAGCTTCACTGGCGAAGTACGGTCTGGAAGGGGCGATTGAACAGATTATTAAAGGGAACCTGAACCTGGATATCAACCACTGGGATGTTGCCAACGGGCAGGAGGGTCCGTTCATTGCGCCGATGGCGGCGGATAGCCGGAGCAGGCGTAGCGGTGTGCGTGAGCATTTGCTGGATACCCAGGCGGTCTATCCCAACCTGCTTCATATTCGCACCAACGCCCTGGCTACGCGGGTGCTGTTCGAGGGTAATACAGCCGTTGGTGTTGAGTTTCTGGATGGTGCGAGTTTGTACAAGGCCGATCCTTATTATGATGAGAGCGGCTCCGCTGGTACCCTGCGCCAGGTGCGTGCCAGCCGAGAAGTTATTCTGTCGGGGGGAGCCTTTAACAGTCCACAGTTGTTAAAGCTCTCAGGAGTGGGTCCTGCACATGAACTTCGTGACCACGGTATTGATCCAGTTGTCGATTTACCCGGTGTAGGTGAAAACCTTCAGGATCGCTATGAAGTTGGTGTGGTCAGTGAAATGACTGAGGATCTGTCTCTACTGAAAGACTGTACCTGGGGTGCGGAGGGAGATCCCTGTCTGAATCGCTATCGTTATGGATGGCTGAACAAAGGGCCTTATAGTGGTAATGGCCCTGTACTCTCCCTGGTAAAACGCTCTAAACCCGACCTGGAAGATCCAGACCTGTTTATCTTCGGTGTACCCTCGGACTTCCATGGCTACTTCCCAGGCTACTCTGAGGCATTGAGAAATTATAAGGACCGTTTTTCCTGGATAGTGCTGAAGGGGCACACTAATAATACCGCAGGCCGGGTGACTCTCCGCTCATCTGACCCACGAGATACTCCGGATATTAATTTCCACTACTTTGGTGAGGGCAATGATGCCTCTGGAGATGACTTGCAGGCGGTGGTTGAGGGCGTGAAGATCTCCAGGGATATCATGTCTGGTCCAGTTGTCAGCAAACATGTATCAAGGGAATTGTTGCCCGGCGCTGATGTGCAATCAGATCAGCAGATCGGTGATTTCGTCAAAAACCAGTCCTGGGGTCATCATGCTTCCTGCTCGAATAAAATGGGGCCGGCCAGTGACCCCATGGCGGTGGTGGATAGCAAGTTCCGTGTGCATGGCACCAATAACCTGAGGGTGGTCGATGCTTCGGTATTCCCTAGAATTCCGGGCTTTTTTATAGTAGTGCCGGTTTATATGATCAGTGAAAAAGCCAGTGATGACATTATCGCGACGGCTACAGGTCAGAGTGCCTGA
- a CDS encoding murein L,D-transpeptidase family protein: MKPIAVFLLLLTSLAKAEITLVQVIKSESKMLLMDGQKVVKKYQVAFGETPKGHKLQEGDERTPEGRYILDYQKEDSSYYRAMHISYPNTQDKAQAEARGVSPGGFIMVHGQRNGLGWLAPITQQFNWTNGCITSVTMKWMSLCPWCKLAPQ; the protein is encoded by the coding sequence TTGAAACCTATTGCCGTTTTCCTGCTGCTGCTCACCAGCCTTGCCAAGGCCGAGATCACCCTGGTGCAGGTCATCAAATCCGAGAGCAAGATGCTATTAATGGATGGGCAAAAGGTAGTAAAAAAATACCAGGTTGCCTTTGGCGAAACCCCGAAAGGGCACAAGTTACAGGAAGGCGATGAGAGAACCCCAGAGGGACGTTACATTCTGGACTACCAAAAGGAGGACTCCTCCTATTACCGCGCCATGCATATCTCCTACCCCAATACACAAGACAAAGCCCAGGCTGAAGCCCGGGGCGTATCTCCAGGCGGTTTTATCATGGTACACGGACAGCGCAACGGGCTGGGTTGGCTCGCGCCAATCACCCAACAGTTTAACTGGACCAATGGCTGCATCACCTCCGTAACGATGAAATGGATGAGTTTATGTCCCTGGTGCAAATTGGCACCCCAATAG
- a CDS encoding alpha/beta hydrolase, whose translation MSVPAFMGGGFKVNNKWVVLVIRSILVVALLLTSYQVSSDELITQLSGAFEIQDSRSFTIRSKILGRKYDLYIKLPAGYFEEVNRERDYPVLYLNDGPHTFKVAAGATHFKKMNKAIVVGISFAHGESGQYSRVRDLTPEYDKSWKKYKTGGAEKYLRFIESEVIPFVETRYRVNSSRRILSGHSLGGSFGAWALFKKPRLFSSYILTSPSLWFKDEMVFDVEEEYAKKNKSLNVNIFMATGALEKAKKRGMLNDMVDGHQRFVKQLRSRDYQGLHIEDEVVVGTDHFSTFPVGLTKGLRWIYHDLWNLDSE comes from the coding sequence TTGAGTGTTCCGGCATTTATGGGTGGCGGTTTTAAAGTTAATAATAAGTGGGTTGTATTGGTGATTAGAAGTATATTAGTTGTGGCCTTACTGCTAACCTCATATCAGGTGTCTTCGGATGAGCTTATTACCCAGCTTTCAGGTGCTTTTGAAATTCAAGACTCTAGAAGTTTCACGATTAGATCAAAAATCTTGGGTCGGAAGTATGATCTTTATATCAAATTGCCTGCTGGGTACTTTGAAGAGGTGAATAGAGAGAGGGATTACCCTGTACTATATTTAAATGATGGGCCGCATACTTTTAAGGTTGCCGCGGGTGCTACACATTTTAAGAAAATGAATAAAGCGATTGTTGTTGGCATTTCTTTTGCGCATGGAGAAAGCGGGCAGTACAGTCGGGTTCGAGATCTTACTCCAGAATACGATAAAAGCTGGAAGAAGTATAAGACTGGAGGAGCAGAGAAATACTTAAGATTTATTGAGAGTGAAGTCATCCCATTTGTGGAAACTCGCTATCGTGTCAATTCATCGAGGCGTATTCTCTCTGGCCATTCTTTGGGGGGATCTTTCGGTGCCTGGGCCCTTTTTAAAAAGCCGCGGCTGTTTTCCAGTTATATCCTGACAAGTCCCTCTTTGTGGTTCAAGGATGAAATGGTTTTTGATGTTGAAGAAGAGTACGCAAAGAAAAATAAGTCACTCAATGTAAATATCTTTATGGCTACTGGTGCTTTGGAGAAGGCCAAGAAAAGGGGGATGCTCAATGATATGGTGGATGGACACCAGAGATTTGTTAAGCAATTACGCTCCCGTGATTATCAGGGGCTACATATTGAGGATGAGGTGGTTGTAGGCACAGATCACTTTTCAACGTTCCCTGTTGGCCTGACAAAAGGACTCAGGTGGATTTATCATGACCTGTGGAATCTTGACAGCGAATAA
- the asnS gene encoding asparagine--tRNA ligase — translation MTVKVESVDSLLKSSGREGEQVRVQGWIRTRRDSKAGLSFLAVHDGSCFDPIQVVAENHLHNYQSEVQRLTTGCAVDIIGTVKPSEGKGQSIELLATEVQVVGWVEDPDTYPMSPKRHTMEHLREHAHLRPRTNVSGAVARVRNCIAQAIHRFYHENGFLYVHTPILTASDCEGAGEMFRVSTLDMENLPRTDKGAIDYSKDFFGEESYLTVSGQLNVESYCLAMSKVYTFGPTFRAENSNTTRHLAEFWMVEPEVAFADLADVADLSEQMLKYVFKAVLEERADDMAFFAQRIDKEAISRLENIVDNDFARINYSEAIEILEKCKEKFEFPVSWGIDLASEHERYLAEKHFKKPVIVMNYPKDIKAFYMRMNDDGKTVAAMDVLAPGIGEIIGGAQREERLEKLDERMDEMEVPKEHLGWYRDLRRYGTVPHAGFGLGFDRIVSYVTGMGNIRDVIPFPRTPKNISF, via the coding sequence ATGACAGTAAAAGTTGAATCCGTAGATAGCCTATTGAAGTCCAGCGGCCGTGAGGGCGAACAAGTTCGCGTGCAGGGCTGGATCAGAACCCGCCGCGACTCCAAAGCCGGCCTTTCCTTCCTGGCCGTACACGACGGCAGCTGCTTTGACCCAATCCAGGTGGTCGCTGAGAATCACTTGCACAATTACCAGTCAGAAGTACAGCGCCTGACCACCGGCTGTGCGGTGGATATTATCGGCACCGTCAAGCCCTCCGAAGGCAAGGGGCAGTCTATTGAACTGCTGGCAACCGAAGTTCAAGTAGTGGGCTGGGTGGAAGACCCGGACACCTACCCAATGTCCCCCAAGCGCCACACCATGGAACACCTGCGTGAGCACGCTCATCTGCGCCCACGCACCAATGTAAGTGGTGCCGTGGCCCGTGTGCGAAACTGTATCGCCCAGGCCATCCACCGTTTTTACCATGAAAACGGCTTCCTCTATGTGCACACACCGATTCTCACCGCTTCCGACTGCGAAGGCGCTGGTGAGATGTTCCGTGTGAGCACTCTGGATATGGAAAACCTGCCGCGTACCGACAAGGGGGCGATTGATTACAGTAAGGATTTCTTCGGCGAAGAGAGTTACCTCACTGTTTCTGGCCAACTGAATGTCGAGAGCTACTGCCTGGCCATGTCCAAGGTATACACATTTGGTCCAACCTTCCGCGCAGAAAACTCCAATACCACTCGCCATCTGGCAGAGTTCTGGATGGTGGAACCGGAAGTAGCCTTTGCCGACCTGGCAGATGTTGCGGACCTCTCTGAGCAAATGCTGAAGTACGTGTTCAAGGCGGTATTGGAAGAGCGCGCTGACGATATGGCCTTCTTCGCCCAGCGTATCGACAAAGAGGCTATCAGCCGCTTGGAGAATATCGTCGATAATGACTTCGCCCGCATCAACTACTCCGAAGCAATCGAAATCCTGGAGAAGTGCAAAGAGAAGTTTGAGTTTCCTGTATCCTGGGGTATCGACCTGGCTTCCGAACACGAGCGCTACTTGGCCGAGAAACACTTCAAGAAGCCGGTTATCGTGATGAACTACCCGAAGGATATCAAAGCCTTCTATATGCGCATGAATGACGACGGCAAGACCGTTGCCGCCATGGACGTATTGGCACCAGGAATTGGCGAGATTATCGGCGGTGCCCAGCGTGAAGAGCGCCTGGAAAAACTTGATGAGCGCATGGATGAAATGGAAGTTCCCAAGGAACACCTGGGCTGGTACCGTGATCTGCGCCGTTACGGCACAGTACCCCATGCGGGCTTTGGCCTGGGCTTTGACCGCATCGTGTCCTACGTGACGGGTATGGGTAACATCCGCGATGTGATTCCCTTCCCGCGGACCCCCAAGAACATTTCGTTCTGA
- a CDS encoding lipoprotein-releasing ABC transporter permease subunit translates to MLKPVPLFIGLRYVAARRRQQFISFINGFSLVGMALGVLALIVVTSVMNGFDREMKTRILSVVPHGFVEREGGLQNWQDVAKKLEQQPHVEAASPFVRGFALVSAYGDSHGVQFQGVEPDALRNVSEVGESMIMGSLDELQPRSYRIVLGRILARQLNVLPGESVILTLPQVSVTPAGIFPRTKRFTVAGVFSAGAQVDQNIALMNIEDAARLMRMPGKVQGLQLRFDDMDNALGRLPLYANELGEGFSGEDWSQSQGNLFQAVKMEKTVVTLLLMIIVAVAAFNIVSALVLMVADKRSDIAVLRTLGLTSRQIMAVFVVQGSAIGLIGAFSGAILGVLIALNLTEMVTWVENLLGVKIFDPRVFFVSYLPSEFRMGDAVVVLTAAICMSLLATVFPAWRAAQIEPAEALRYE, encoded by the coding sequence ATGTTAAAACCTGTCCCCCTATTTATCGGCCTGCGATATGTGGCTGCCCGGCGCCGGCAGCAGTTCATTTCTTTTATTAACGGTTTCTCCTTGGTGGGTATGGCGTTAGGCGTTCTTGCGCTGATCGTCGTGACATCTGTGATGAACGGCTTCGATCGTGAGATGAAAACAAGAATTTTGAGTGTGGTGCCCCACGGTTTTGTCGAGCGCGAGGGCGGCCTGCAGAACTGGCAGGACGTAGCAAAAAAGCTAGAGCAACAACCCCATGTTGAGGCAGCGAGCCCCTTTGTGAGGGGTTTTGCCCTGGTCAGCGCCTACGGCGACAGCCACGGGGTGCAGTTTCAGGGGGTAGAGCCTGACGCGCTGCGCAATGTCTCGGAAGTGGGGGAGAGCATGATCATGGGCAGTCTGGATGAGTTGCAGCCGCGCAGTTATCGCATTGTGCTGGGCCGTATCCTCGCCCGGCAGTTGAATGTGCTTCCCGGTGAGTCCGTCATCCTTACCCTGCCACAGGTGTCTGTAACCCCTGCTGGTATCTTCCCGCGTACCAAACGCTTTACTGTAGCTGGAGTCTTCTCGGCCGGTGCCCAGGTAGACCAGAATATAGCCTTGATGAATATTGAGGATGCGGCTCGCCTGATGCGAATGCCGGGCAAGGTACAAGGCCTGCAATTGCGTTTTGATGATATGGATAATGCCTTGGGCAGGTTGCCTCTCTATGCGAATGAGTTAGGTGAAGGTTTCAGTGGTGAGGACTGGAGCCAATCCCAGGGCAACCTGTTCCAGGCGGTGAAAATGGAGAAGACGGTGGTCACCCTGTTATTGATGATTATCGTCGCTGTGGCCGCCTTTAATATTGTTTCGGCCCTGGTATTGATGGTTGCGGATAAGCGCTCCGATATCGCCGTACTCAGGACACTGGGCCTCACCTCACGCCAGATAATGGCGGTGTTTGTGGTACAGGGCAGTGCCATCGGGCTGATAGGGGCCTTTAGTGGTGCGATATTGGGGGTGTTGATAGCCCTTAACCTCACTGAGATGGTCACCTGGGTAGAGAATCTGCTGGGCGTGAAGATATTCGATCCGCGCGTGTTTTTTGTCAGCTATTTACCTTCTGAATTCCGTATGGGTGATGCGGTAGTCGTACTTACCGCCGCCATCTGCATGAGCCTCCTGGCGACAGTATTTCCTGCCTGGCGGGCGGCCCAGATCGAACCGGCAGAAGCCTTACGTTATGAATGA